From the genome of Leptolyngbya sp. FACHB-261, one region includes:
- the codA gene encoding cytosine deaminase, translating to MYDVLLRRCALKDTSALLDIALSQGQIVCIEPAIEGSATQEFDVQGKLVTAPFVESHIHLDSAFTAGQPRWNQSGVLFEGIQIWGEYKQTLSLKDVKDRAREVLKQQAAQGVLFVRSHADVSEPKLIALQALLELREEVKDWITLQVVAFPQDGLYGAPQNEALMEESLKLGADVVGGIPHYELTREDGVRSVHRIFELAQQYDRLIDIHCDEIDDEQSRFLEVVSACAIRTGMGSRVTASHTTAFHSYNNAYAFKLMGFLQKSGINFIANPLINITLQGRTDTYPKRRGVTRVKELNAAGLNVSLGHDCVMDPWYSLGTGNMINCAHMAVHVCQMTGRSEIDACFDMVTTNGARTLNLGDSYGIAVGKPANLVVLDATEPFDAIRRQPVATHVFSRGRLLVQTEPAKTQWAAQTSVPVRT from the coding sequence GTGTACGATGTCTTATTGCGGCGTTGCGCGCTGAAAGATACGTCTGCTCTGTTAGATATTGCGCTGAGTCAGGGGCAAATTGTCTGTATCGAACCGGCGATTGAAGGTTCTGCGACTCAAGAGTTCGATGTGCAGGGCAAATTGGTCACTGCGCCTTTTGTAGAATCGCATATTCACCTGGATTCTGCCTTTACGGCGGGTCAGCCTCGCTGGAACCAGAGTGGGGTTTTGTTTGAAGGCATTCAGATTTGGGGCGAGTATAAGCAGACTCTCAGTCTCAAGGATGTGAAAGACAGGGCCCGAGAAGTGCTGAAGCAGCAGGCGGCGCAGGGGGTTCTGTTTGTGCGCTCCCATGCGGATGTTAGTGAGCCGAAGCTGATTGCACTGCAAGCACTGTTAGAGTTGCGCGAGGAAGTTAAAGACTGGATCACGCTTCAGGTTGTGGCGTTTCCGCAGGATGGGCTTTATGGTGCGCCGCAGAATGAAGCTCTGATGGAAGAGTCGCTGAAACTGGGCGCGGATGTGGTGGGTGGCATTCCTCACTATGAGTTGACGCGTGAGGATGGGGTGCGCTCGGTGCATCGCATTTTTGAGTTGGCGCAGCAGTATGACCGGCTGATCGATATCCACTGCGATGAGATTGATGATGAGCAGTCGCGTTTTTTGGAGGTGGTTTCGGCTTGCGCGATTCGCACGGGGATGGGGTCGCGGGTCACGGCTAGCCATACTACGGCTTTCCATTCCTATAACAATGCTTATGCGTTCAAGCTGATGGGCTTTTTGCAAAAGAGCGGCATCAACTTTATTGCCAACCCGCTGATTAACATTACGCTTCAGGGTCGCACGGATACTTATCCCAAGCGTCGTGGGGTGACGCGGGTGAAGGAGCTGAATGCGGCGGGGCTGAATGTTAGCCTCGGGCACGATTGCGTGATGGACCCCTGGTACTCGCTGGGCACGGGCAACATGATCAATTGCGCGCATATGGCGGTGCATGTCTGCCAGATGACGGGGCGCAGTGAAATCGATGCTTGCTTCGATATGGTGACGACCAATGGAGCCAGGACGTTGAATCTGGGCGACAGCTACGGCATTGCTGTGGGTAAGCCTGCAAATCTAGTGGTTCTGGATGCGACTGAGCCGTTCGATGCGATTCGCCGTCAGCCGGTGGCAACGCATGTGTTCTCGCGGGGACGGTTGTTGGTGCAGACTGAGCCAGCTAAGACGCAATGGGCTGCTCAGACGTCGGTGCCGGTTAGGACTTAG
- a CDS encoding carbon dioxide-concentrating mechanism protein CcmK yields MAVAVGMIETKGFPCVVEAADAMVKAARVTLVGYEKIGSGRVTVIVRGDVSEVQASVAAGVESVKRVFGGEVLSTHIIARPHENLEFVLPIRYNEEVEQFRM; encoded by the coding sequence ATGGCAGTTGCTGTTGGAATGATTGAAACGAAAGGTTTCCCCTGTGTGGTGGAAGCTGCAGACGCAATGGTCAAAGCAGCTCGTGTCACATTGGTCGGATACGAAAAAATTGGTAGCGGACGAGTCACTGTGATCGTGCGCGGCGATGTCTCTGAAGTACAGGCATCCGTAGCTGCAGGTGTGGAATCGGTCAAACGTGTGTTTGGCGGCGAAGTTCTCTCAACCCACATCATTGCTCGTCCTCACGAAAACCTCGAGTTTGTTCTGCCCATTCGCTACAACGAAGAAGTTGAACAATTCCGAATGTAG
- a CDS encoding carbon dioxide-concentrating mechanism protein CcmK, which yields MAIAVGMVETLGFPCVVEAADAMVKAARVTLVGYEKIGSGRVTVIVRGDVSEVQASVAAGIESVKRVNGGQMLSHHIIARPHENLEYVLPIRYTDDVAQFREGSGPMTRASYTRP from the coding sequence ATGGCAATTGCAGTTGGTATGGTCGAAACTCTCGGTTTCCCCTGTGTGGTAGAAGCCGCAGACGCGATGGTTAAGGCAGCTCGTGTAACCCTAGTGGGCTACGAGAAGATTGGCAGCGGTCGCGTAACTGTAATCGTGCGGGGTGACGTGTCCGAAGTGCAAGCTTCCGTTGCCGCTGGTATTGAGTCTGTGAAGCGCGTGAACGGTGGTCAAATGCTATCGCACCACATCATCGCTCGTCCCCACGAGAACCTCGAGTACGTGCTGCCCATCCGCTACACCGACGACGTTGCTCAGTTCCGTGAAGGCAGTGGCCCCATGACCCGCGCCAGCTATACCAGACCATAG
- a CDS encoding EutN/CcmL family microcompartment protein: protein MQIARVCGTVVSTQKEPSLRGVKLLLLQFIDEEGQPLPGYEVAADNVGAGFDEWVLVTRGSAARQTSEGTPRPLDAAVVGIIDTVNIENRLLYSKRDEYR from the coding sequence ATGCAAATTGCTAGGGTTTGTGGCACGGTTGTCAGTACCCAGAAAGAACCCAGCCTTAGAGGAGTCAAACTACTTCTGCTGCAATTCATTGATGAAGAAGGGCAACCTTTGCCAGGGTATGAAGTTGCAGCAGATAACGTTGGAGCAGGCTTTGATGAATGGGTATTGGTCACTCGTGGCAGCGCTGCTCGTCAGACTTCTGAGGGGACACCACGTCCCCTAGATGCTGCCGTAGTCGGCATTATTGACACGGTAAATATTGAGAATCGCCTTCTCTACAGCAAGCGGGACGAGTATCGCTAG
- a CDS encoding ribulose bisphosphate carboxylase small subunit encodes MVGRATAATAAPPTPWSKTLAEPQIDSSAYIHPFSNIIGDVHIGPDVLVAPGTSIRADEGSPFYIGEGTNLQDGCVIHGLEQGRVVGDDQKQYSVWVGQDASIAHMALIHGPAYVGDHCFIGFRSTIFNARVGKGCVVMMHALIQDVEIPPGKYIASGSIITTQQQADRLPDAQEEDTHFSKHVSGINDALRMGYRCAENIACIAPIRDEIEPPSSNTPSTSSNNSMGNYSSNTGLGEGIVEQVRSLLSQGYRIGTEHADARRFQTSSWQSCTPVQSTRESEVLSELQACLNEHSGEYVRLIGIDSKAKRRVLEQIIQKPNGPVSKIAVTKVGNQSSGNQSAGYSSSNGSSSSSSNGHRGGLSGEVVDKVRSLLGQGYRVGAEVADVRRFRSSSWTSVSIQGSRESEVLSALEACLGEHAGEYVRIIGIDPKAKRRVLEQIIQHPGSPATQASSSPSSSQGTPSPASSSYSSSSSYSSSSSYSAPARTSLSGEVVDKVRSLLGQGYRVGAEVADVRRFRSSSWTSVSIQGSRESEVLSALEACLSEHAGEYVRIIGIDPKAKRRVLEQIIQQPTK; translated from the coding sequence ATGGTAGGCCGTGCCACTGCTGCCACTGCTGCCCCCCCGACCCCCTGGTCGAAGACTTTGGCAGAGCCCCAAATTGATAGCAGTGCTTATATTCACCCGTTCTCAAACATCATTGGCGATGTGCATATCGGCCCAGATGTTTTAGTCGCACCGGGGACTTCAATTCGAGCCGATGAAGGCAGCCCTTTCTACATTGGTGAGGGCACAAACTTACAAGATGGCTGCGTGATTCATGGCCTAGAGCAAGGCCGAGTCGTCGGGGACGATCAGAAGCAGTATTCCGTTTGGGTTGGCCAAGATGCTTCGATTGCCCACATGGCTCTGATTCATGGTCCAGCCTATGTAGGTGACCACTGTTTTATTGGCTTCCGGTCCACTATTTTCAATGCGCGTGTTGGTAAAGGCTGCGTCGTAATGATGCATGCCCTGATCCAGGATGTAGAAATTCCACCTGGAAAATACATTGCCTCTGGCTCAATTATCACTACGCAGCAACAGGCCGATCGGCTGCCCGATGCGCAAGAGGAAGATACACACTTCAGCAAGCACGTCTCGGGTATCAACGATGCTCTGCGCATGGGTTATCGCTGCGCCGAGAACATTGCCTGCATCGCGCCAATTCGTGATGAGATCGAACCTCCTAGCAGCAATACTCCTAGCACTAGCAGCAATAACAGCATGGGCAATTACTCTTCGAACACTGGCTTAGGTGAAGGAATCGTTGAGCAGGTGCGTTCACTGCTCAGTCAGGGCTATCGCATTGGCACCGAACATGCCGACGCTCGCCGTTTTCAAACCAGTTCCTGGCAGAGCTGCACACCTGTTCAGTCCACCCGGGAGTCGGAGGTGCTGTCAGAGTTGCAGGCTTGCCTGAACGAGCACAGCGGTGAGTACGTACGTTTGATTGGCATTGACTCCAAAGCCAAGCGTCGCGTCCTGGAGCAAATCATCCAGAAGCCTAATGGTCCAGTCAGCAAGATTGCAGTCACGAAGGTTGGCAATCAGTCTTCTGGTAATCAGTCTGCGGGTTACTCCTCTAGCAATGGCAGCTCTAGTAGCTCCAGCAATGGCCACCGCGGTGGTCTAAGCGGTGAAGTGGTGGACAAGGTGCGTTCGCTGCTCGGTCAGGGCTATCGCGTTGGCGCTGAGGTGGCTGATGTCCGTCGCTTCCGCAGCAGCTCTTGGACCAGTGTGTCTATTCAAGGCAGCCGAGAGTCCGAAGTGCTATCTGCCCTCGAAGCCTGCTTGGGTGAGCATGCTGGGGAGTACGTGCGGATAATCGGCATCGACCCCAAAGCCAAGCGTCGCGTGCTTGAGCAAATCATTCAGCACCCTGGTTCTCCAGCGACCCAAGCTTCGAGTTCCCCTAGCTCAAGCCAAGGGACACCCAGCCCAGCCAGCAGTTCCTACTCGTCCAGCAGCTCCTACTCGTCCAGCAGTTCCTACTCCGCCCCCGCCCGCACCAGCTTGAGCGGTGAAGTGGTGGACAAGGTGCGTTCGCTGCTCGGTCAGGGCTATCGCGTTGGCGCTGAGGTGGCTGATGTCCGTCGCTTCCGCAGCAGCTCTTGGACCAGTGTGTCTATTCAAGGCAGCCGGGAGTCCGAAGTGCTATCTGCCCTCGAAGCCTGCTTGAGTGAGCATGCTGGGGAGTACGTGCGGATAATCGGCATCGACCCCAAAGCCAAGCGTCGTGTCCTCGAGCAAATCATCCAACAACCGACGAAGTGA